One segment of Nostoc flagelliforme CCNUN1 DNA contains the following:
- a CDS encoding GNAT family N-acetyltransferase, producing MPTLRTLQPGDEASLEEFLLQHSDTSMFLRSNWRAAGLLDQGARFQGTYIAAYIDETIVAVAAHFWNGMIVVQAPIYLPEVVQAVVAQSGRAVSGISGPAVQVEATKRILGLSNRPTQLDEPEKLLSLTLQDLQIPQALVSAKVQCRLPHAKELELLSEWCVAYNVETLGRTDTPSLRPDCDRIIEARQAMAMHWVLVAEDTPVSYSAFNASLPDIVQIGGVWTPPELRGKGYAKSVVAGSLLDARSQGVKRAILFTGDNNQAAQAVYRGIGFLPTGEKYGLVLFEETQG from the coding sequence CTTTAAGAACCCTGCAACCTGGAGATGAAGCATCGCTGGAAGAATTTCTCTTGCAACACAGCGATACTTCGATGTTTTTGCGCTCTAATTGGCGAGCTGCGGGACTACTTGACCAAGGTGCAAGATTTCAAGGAACTTACATAGCAGCCTACATAGATGAAACTATAGTGGCAGTTGCAGCCCACTTTTGGAATGGGATGATCGTAGTCCAAGCCCCTATATATTTGCCAGAGGTGGTGCAAGCAGTTGTGGCACAATCTGGACGTGCTGTTTCTGGAATTAGTGGCCCAGCAGTACAAGTCGAAGCAACAAAAAGAATTTTGGGACTTAGCAACCGACCGACTCAGCTTGATGAGCCTGAGAAATTGTTATCTCTAACACTGCAAGACTTACAAATACCTCAAGCCTTAGTATCAGCGAAGGTGCAGTGTCGTTTGCCACATGCAAAGGAGTTGGAGTTACTTAGCGAATGGTGCGTTGCTTATAATGTGGAAACTTTAGGACGAACAGATACTCCCAGTTTAAGACCTGATTGCGATCGCATCATTGAAGCCCGTCAAGCTATGGCAATGCATTGGGTTTTAGTAGCAGAAGATACCCCAGTTTCCTACTCTGCTTTCAATGCTAGCCTACCTGATATTGTGCAAATTGGTGGAGTGTGGACACCGCCAGAACTGCGGGGTAAAGGTTACGCCAAAAGTGTAGTAGCAGGCTCGTTGTTAGATGCGCGATCGCAGGGAGTAAAACGTGCGATCCTGTTTACAGGTGATAATAACCAAGCAGCCCAAGCAGTTTATCGAGGAATTGGTTTTTTACCTACTGGTGAGAAGTATGGCTTAGTCTTATTTGAAGAGACTCAGGGTTGA
- a CDS encoding TetR/AcrR family transcriptional regulator: protein MFQKYLKPLRDAVAERWLHRVSTPLAAIAEEQGSAVERLHRWFEQLMTLKRQKVLNEPELFATYSAIAQEARGVVQAHIDELVSQVAAIVESGISNNEFRVTDPQVAAKAVFQATVRFHHPAHASELSDPNIDTDFAQVWRLVVAGLVVGE, encoded by the coding sequence TTGTTTCAAAAATATCTCAAACCCTTGCGTGATGCGGTAGCAGAACGGTGGCTGCATCGGGTTTCTACACCGCTAGCAGCGATCGCCGAAGAACAGGGTTCCGCCGTTGAACGCTTGCACCGATGGTTTGAGCAACTCATGACTCTGAAACGTCAAAAAGTCCTGAACGAGCCAGAGTTGTTTGCAACCTATTCTGCGATCGCTCAAGAGGCGCGAGGAGTAGTTCAAGCTCACATTGATGAACTAGTAAGCCAAGTCGCTGCGATCGTCGAGAGTGGTATTTCCAATAACGAGTTTAGGGTAACAGATCCGCAGGTAGCAGCGAAGGCAGTCTTTCAAGCGACGGTTCGATTTCACCATCCAGCTCACGCATCCGAATTGAGCGATCCAAACATCGACACGGACTTTGCCCAAGTATGGCGCTTGGTAGTTGCTGGTCTTGTAGTGGGCGAATGA